The Phalacrocorax aristotelis chromosome 2, bGulAri2.1, whole genome shotgun sequence region CTAATGTGTCCTTGAAGTAGCCAGGGTCTAGAGAAAGCCTTGCCGCAGATCTTACAGACACAAGGTAGCGTGTGGGTCCTGATGTGCATCTTAAGCGCTCCCAGGCTGACGTACTCCTTGTCACAGTACTTGCAGCTGAACGATTTCCTAGACTGGGCATCACAGTGCAGCTGCTTATGTTTGGCCAACCCAGAGAAAGTTGAATAGGTCTTGTTGCATAAACTGCACTGAAACTTTTCAGCTTCGATTGCATGGGGGTCTGAAAGCTTGGACTGGATTCTCTCTTCTTCATCGCTAATGGGACTTTCTGAACCGCTGTGGTCTTTGGAGGAGGTGTCAGAAGGTGGAGGTGGGCTGACTCTTCCCAAAGATGAGGGGTATCCAGAAAGCGGAGAGAGGTCGTTGGGTAATGGAGATGGTAGCAGCCCAGTTGTAGTCCACACAGTAATGGGATTGTAAGCTACTGAGCTCAGAATCTCTGGCTGTGGTATTATAGGGACTGGATAGCTTTCATACAGGTATGGGGATATAATCactggagaaagaagaaaattttaaggTAAGACATccaaaaagtatttcaaaacgCAGCAAAATTTACGTTTTGGGGATTAAAAGGTACATAAAATAAACACTCAGTATGGTGATCTAAATAAAAGGAGGATTAAGGAAATACTATTTCATACATATATTCTGGTGGGTAGAGACAGTGCCCTTGAACAGACAAATTACAGTTTGAGAGCCTCTTCAGGGCAGCATGCTGATTCTAAATCTGTGCAGCCTGATACAATGAAGCAGTGAAACTTCCTGAAGGATTTGTATAAAAGTTTCAATTCCACCACCAGCAGATATAGAACAGGAAAACTCCAAATCCTGCCTAAGTAACTGAGCCCAAGTGGATGAGCAAACTTTATGATTCATTCGGGGCAGTATCGGCATATTTCTCAAAACTCCCTCCttgtaagcaaaagaaaaaagagctagCAAAGGACTAAC contains the following coding sequences:
- the SNAI2 gene encoding zinc finger protein SNAI2, producing MPRSFLVKKHFNSSKKPNYSELDTHTVIISPYLYESYPVPIIPQPEILSSVAYNPITVWTTTGLLPSPLPNDLSPLSGYPSSLGRVSPPPPSDTSSKDHSGSESPISDEEERIQSKLSDPHAIEAEKFQCSLCNKTYSTFSGLAKHKQLHCDAQSRKSFSCKYCDKEYVSLGALKMHIRTHTLPCVCKICGKAFSRPWLLQGHIRTHTGEKPFSCPHCNRAFADRSNLRAHLQTHSDVKKYQCKNCSKTFSRMSLLHKHEESGCCVAH